In Rutidosis leptorrhynchoides isolate AG116_Rl617_1_P2 chromosome 2, CSIRO_AGI_Rlap_v1, whole genome shotgun sequence, one genomic interval encodes:
- the LOC139888879 gene encoding uncharacterized protein, whose amino-acid sequence MDGFESAMLKQRSKQESLDAQTIKKNPKLLTQLKIEKHALKVYTHAIFAIVQKEIYEALYSCLLDKMDKEEETEIYVVKEEKEKTKEEPEKNIYMSVYVLHNSKDGSMNKNIEEIPEKYIMRRWRRDIIRLELRSRRNRYGNENIVVHDFVNEITSVSYDCVELVGSDEKMLKVVLEKLKLLKKEVEAQVPKPSKKKDDIIGNMIGVSKPSTIEIQNPPVGNYKGCANDKRLMSGIEKAIKKSKKRKFTCGKCGRDDHN is encoded by the exons ATGGACGGCTTTGAATCTGCAATGTTAAAACAGAGGTCAAAGCAAGAATCTTTGGATGCACAGACAATCAAGAAAAATCCAAAATTGTTAACTCAGCTGAAAATTGAAAAGCATGCATTAAAGGTTTACACACATGCTATTTTTGCAATCGTTCAAAAAGAGATTTATGAAGCATTGTATAGCTGTTTATTGGATAAAATGGACAAGGAGGAAGAAACGGAAATCTATGTTGTTAAAGAGGAAAAAGAGAAGACAAAAGAGG aacctgagaaaaacatttACATGTCTGTTTAT gtACTTCATAACAGCAAAGACGGATCAATG AACAAGAACATAGAAGAAATCCCTGAAAAATACATAATGAGACGTTGGAGAAGGGACATAATACGACTCGAGTTAAGATCAAGGAGAAATAGATATGGCAATGAAAACATAGTTGTACATGATTTTGTTAATGAAATTACCTCAGTTAGTTATGATTGTGTGGAACTTGTAGGAAGTGATGAAAAGATGCTAAAAGTGGTTCTTGAAAAACTTAAATTGTTGAAGAAAGAAGTTGAAGCTCAAGTGCCCAAACCGTCAAAGAAGAAAGATGATATAATTGGAAACATGATTGGAGTTTCAAAGCCTAGTACAATAGAAATACAAAACCCACCTGTTGGGAATTACAAAGGATGTGCAAATGATAAGCGTCTAATGAGCGGAATAGAGAAAGCAATAAAGAAAAGCAAAAAGAGAAAGTTTACTTGTGGTAAATGTGGACGTGACGATCACAATTAG